A stretch of DNA from Microlunatus capsulatus:
CAGAAGCTGGTTGACCCCTGGGTCAACTGAGTTCTGACAACTCGGCCCAGAAGCGACCCCTGGGTGCCGCCTCAGCCGGTGATGAGGAGGACGAGGAGGAGGGCGTTGAGGGCGACGATGGCGGCGACGACGGTCCAGGTGATGGCGATGGTGGCCGGGCGGGTGGGGACGAGGGCCATGAGCTTGGGGTCGCGGGCGATCCTCACGAGCGGGATGAGGGCGAAGGGGATCCCGAAGGAGAGGACGACCTGGGACAGGATCAGCAGCCGGGTGGGGTCCGCACCGGCACCGAGGAGGACCAGGGCGGGGATGGCGGTGGCCAACCGGCGCCAGAGCAGCGGGATCCGCCGGTGCAGCAGCCCGTCCATGATGACGGTGCCGGCGTAGCCGCCGACGGAGGTGGAGGCCAGCCCGGAGGCGAGCAGGGCGAGCGCGAACAGGATCGCGACGACCGGGCCGAGGCCGGTGCTGATCGCGGTGTGGACCTCGGTGAGCCCGTCCAGCTGGAGCCCGAACAGTGAGCTGCCGGAGAGGAGGAGCATGCCGATGTTGACGCTGCCGGCGACGACCATGGCGAGGATGACGTCGGCTTTGACGGCGCCGAGGACTCCGCGGGCGTTGCCGGGGTCGGCGCGGCCGTGGCGGTCGCGGACGAGGGCGGAGTGGAGGTAGACGGCGTGCGGCATGACGGTGGCGCCGAGCATCCCGACGGCGAGCAGGGCGGAGTCGGTC
This window harbors:
- a CDS encoding Nramp family divalent metal transporter — translated: MTLLTRPPRPDAGTLLNRTKLLGPAFVAAVAYVDPGNVATNTTAGATYQYLLLWVLVGATLMAGLIQYLSAKVGWLTGQSLPALVGQRTRRRTRLAYWAQAELVAVATDIAEVVGGALALQLLFDLPLVAGAVVTVSVSTALLYVQRHGQPSFEKVITALLAVVTVGFLAGLVVDPPDPAQAAAGLVPRLAGTDSALLAVGMLGATVMPHAVYLHSALVRDRHGRADPGNARGVLGAVKADVILAMVVAGSVNIGMLLLSGSSLFGLQLDGLTEVHTAISTGLGPVVAILFALALLASGLASTSVGGYAGTVIMDGLLHRRIPLLWRRLATAIPALVLLGAGADPTRLLILSQVVLSFGIPFALIPLVRIARDPKLMALVPTRPATIAITWTVVAAIVALNALLLVLLITG